In Paenibacillus guangzhouensis, a single window of DNA contains:
- a CDS encoding acyl carrier protein — translation MYEKIVDILCSIKEDQPELRQSLSPEMNLNNDIGLDSLQMIQFMLKVEEQLNVVIDYDQFDYEHLQSIHTFIAFLNRCQPQEQPLYEDVKQ, via the coding sequence ATGTACGAAAAAATCGTAGACATTTTGTGCTCTATCAAGGAAGACCAACCGGAACTCCGTCAATCCTTATCCCCCGAAATGAATCTGAACAACGATATTGGCCTCGATTCCCTACAAATGATTCAATTTATGCTCAAAGTCGAAGAACAATTAAACGTGGTCATTGATTACGATCAATTCGATTACGAACATCTCCAGTCGATCCATACTTTTATCGCATTTCTGAATCGGTGCCAGCCACAAGAGCAGCCATTGTACGAAGATGTTAAGCAGTAG